DNA from Serinibacter salmoneus:
CGCGCCGCCCTATCCCCCACCGACCGACCGGCGTACTGCTGCGGACGCTGCCCCGCGATCGTGACCGGTGGATACGACTGCACCTGCGAGGGCAACCCCCGGTGCGCTGCCCCCAGCGAACCAGAGGGGCGGGAGGCGTGACTACACCGAAGCGTGTGCAGATGACCCGGCAGCGGCCGTGGCGTGCGGAGGACCCCGACGCCGTGATCGTGGACCGCCGCACCAAGTGGGGCAACCCGTATCGGATCGAGGAGATGCGCAGCCGACTGGAGCGCATCGCGGCCGAACTGGAGACGCCCAACACCCTCGATCCGCGCGAGCTCGTCGTGGAGGCATTCCGCGCCGACCTCCGGCACGGGCCAGACTCCGCGTGGTGGTGGTACGGCCCGCACATGCAGATCCTCCGCATCCTGTCCGACCTCCACGAGCTCGCGGGCCGTGACTTGGCGTGCTGGTGTCCGCTGTCGTCCCCGTGCCACGCGGACGTCCTCCTCGAACTCGCGAACAGGGCCGGGTCGTGCTGACGACGGCCGAGCACAACGCGAACGTGGCCGCGGCAATGAGCGAGGACGCGTTGCAGACCCAGGTGCTGCGGATCGCCGCGGTGCTGGGCTGGCGCGCCTACCACACGCACGATTCGCGGCGCTCGCAGAAGGGCTTCCCGGATCTGACGTTGGTGCATCGCGCGTCGGGGCGGTTGGTGTTCCGGGAGTTGAAGTCCGCGAAGGGTCGGCTGCGGCCTGAGCAGCGGGACTGGTTGGACGACCTGCGAGCTGCGGGGGTGGATGCCGGTGTGTGGCGCCCTGCGGACCTCGTGGGTGGCGTGATCGAGCGCGAGCTGAGGGGAGGTGGTGGGCCTTGAGCGAGCGATGTGACTCGTGCGATGGACGGATCGATCCGCGTACCGGTGAGTGCCGGTGTTCGGACTGACGGAGAGGTGGTGAGCCCGGTTGCCTTGGGTTCGGCTCGGTGACAATTCGGCAACGTACCCGCTGCTGATGCAGGTGGCGGGGTTCAAGGGTGCCGATGAGCGCGCGGTGAATGAAGTGCGCGGGTGGCTGTACGCGTGTGCCACCCAGTCGGCCGGGCACCTGACGGATTACGTCGTGGACTTCGGTACTGCGGCGTTGTTCGGTGGGGCGCGGACCAGCCAGTTGATCGCCTGGTGCGAGAAGGCCGGCCTGTTGACTCCGCGGAGGGTCAATGGGGCGAAGGCGTGGGTCATCATCAACGATCCGGAGTTCATCCACATTCGCACGCGCGAGGAGGTCGAGTGGGATCGGCAGAGGAAGCGAGACGTCGCGGACCTCGGTCTCACGGTGCCGGTGCGGCTTCGCGACGGGGACAACTGCCGCTATTGCGGTGTGCAGGTCCAGTGGCGCGGCAGAAAGTCGAATCGGTCGGCTGAGCTCGATCATCGCGTGCCTGGTGCCGCGGCGACGGTGGACACCCTGGTGGTGGCGTGCCGTCGGTGCAATGGCGCGAGGAAGGCGAATGCGCAGTGGGATGACGATCATCCTCTGCGGCCGGCCCCGCGGGTTGCTCGGTATGACCGGGTGACTGCGGAGTTCCTCACGGAGAACGGCTACCCCACGACGGCGAACCTCAGCCCTGATGCGACGGCTGCTGGCGACTCGGGATCAGCGCGCGATCACGCGCAGCGGCCCCTGGCGCCCGGCTCGGCGCCGGACTGGGTTTCGTCACCGGATCACGCCTCGTTCAGTGCGACGGCTGTTGGCGACTCGGGATCAGCGCGCGACTACGCGCAGCGGCCCCTGGCGCCCGGCTCGGCGCCGGCGGGGCGTGGTCCGGAAGTGGGGTCGGAACTCTCGCGGAACTCGATATCTGACTCTCCGGGAATGAGTTTGCCCGGGTCGGGTCGGGAAGAGATCGGGTCGGTTCGGGTGGGGTCTGGCCTGGGTCGGGATGGGCCTGGGGTGGGTCGTAGGAGGCGTGGCAGGCGTGGTGGTCGTGGTCGGTCTACGGAAGGTGAGCGGTGATGGGCTGGTCGGGTGAGGAGTTCGTCTACAGCACGGGCTCTGGGTTGACGTCTGCTGATGAGGATCTGCTGGGGTCGGTGCGTCAGCATCTGGACTACCTCGAGGAGGTGTGGCCGGATGTGGTGGAGCTGAGGGTGCCGTCGAATCGTGCTCGGGGTGTGGGTCGTCGGCATCGTTCGGATCATGCGGTGGAGGCTGCGCGTGTTCGTGCGGTGGCTGAGGCTGTCGAGCGTGCGGCGCCGGGTGCTGTGGTGCCGCCGGGCGTGCGTCCGGTCCCGGTCGATGTCGGGGCTCTGGATCTGATGGCGCAGATTGCTGGCGCTGCGGAATGGGCGTGCTCGTCGGTGGTGCAGGCTGCGGGCGTGGAGCAGCTCGATCCGGTGGGGTCGGTGTACGTGGACCCTCGGCCCTACCTGCGCCGGGCTCGGGCGTGGCTGACGGGCGCTCATGAGGCTGAGCCGGAGTTCCTGTTGGGGAATCTCGATTCGATACTGGCCCCGGTGGTGATGTCGACGGCCGCGTTCCTGGGCGACATCTTGGATGGTCAGGTCCTGGATGCGGTGTGCCCGTGGTGTGGTGGCCGGACGGCGTCGGCGCCGGTGGGTGGTCAGCGGACGCTGCGGGTGGTGTGTCCGGGTGGCCGGCTGAGGGGTGACGGTGAGCGGGACGATCGTCCGCCGATGGTGGTGTGCTTCGGGGAGAACTGCGAGCCGGGGCCTCGGGAGGTAGGCATGGTGTTCGGTGGTCGCCCGGCGTGGCCGGAGCGGGAGTGGGATTGGCTGTCGAAGCAGCTGCGCGAGGTGGCGCGCGTGTGACCCGGGGTGCTTGCTCGGGTGGGTTATCCACAGTACTGTGACGGCTGTCGGGAGAAGTGCACCCTGATTGAGGCCCGGATCGGTTCACGGTCCGGGCCTTCGTCGTGCCTACCGACGTCGACCTATGGAGGTGGTGGTCATGTGACCGGCCTGGCGTGGGAGGGTCGTCGGCGTGCTGAGGCGCTGGAGTATGTGCGTCGTGTTGGCGCGGCGAGGTCGCTGCCGTGCGTGATCTGCGGGCAGCGGATCAACTACGGGTTGCGGTACCCGGATCGAATGTCGTGCTCGGTGCAGCACGTGAAGTCGCGCCGCGCTCACCCGGAGTTGATCTGGGTGAGGTCGAACTGGGCGCCTGCTCACCTGGTGTGCAACCAGAGCGACAACGTCGACGGTGACGGTGATGACGGGTTGGGGCTGATGTCGTCGTGGTGAGCGAGCGGTGCGTTGTGCTGCTGTGCGGTCCGCCTGGTGCGGGCAAGACGACGGCTGCTCGTGCCTCAGGGTTGCGGGTGTTCGATCGGGATGATCCGGAGTGGTCGGGTGAGCGGGAGTTCGCCGCGGCGCTGGAGGTCCTCGGTCAGTCGCGCGGTGCTCGCGCGGTGGTGATCCGGTCAGGGGCGACGTCCTCGGCGCGGGATCGTGCCGCGGCGTTGATGGGTGCGACGCACCGGTTCGTGATGCTCGCCCCGCGCGATGTGCTGGTTCGTCGGGTGGTGCGGCGTGGTCGTGAGGATCAGCTGCGCACCACTGCTGGCGTTGACACGTGGCTGCGTCGCTTCGACCGGCGCGATGGGATCGAGTCCTTCCCGGGGTGGCCGGCGGTGTTCGCTGGCGATGACCTGGGTCTGACGTCGTGGTGATGGGAGGCAGCATGGACACGCAGTTCGTGGCGCGGGTGGTTGAGCCGGCTGCTCGCCGTGGCCTTCGGGTGCTGGTGGTACTCGATGTTCTAGCTGAGGTGCGCCCGGCGATGGACGCGATCGCGGAGGTGACGGGTGGCGATCACTGGTTGCCTGCGCCGTCGCTCGTGCGCCGGGGCTACGGGCAGGAGCGGATCGAGTGGGAGAACGGCGGCAGCGTCTCGTTCGCCTCGCTCCGCACACCGGCCGGGCGAAGCATGGTCGCAGATGTGGTGGCTGTGGTCCCGTCGGTACTGATCCGGCCTGACCGGTTGGCTGACCTCATTCCGTGCACGGTGACGAGCCGGGTGCAGGAGTGGATGGTGCTGCCTGGGCCGCTTGCCGCCAGTGACGTTGCGGCGCTGGCCGAGCGGTAGCCCCAGAAAATCTGGGATCGGGGTGGCTGGTCGGTCCCGCGCCGGAGGGTCCTCTCCCCCCGAGGCTTACCCCCCGGGGGTGGTTCGCGTTGTCGGATCGGTCCGGATGAATCCTGACGGGGGGTCGGAATGTTGGATCGGGCGCGTGTTCGGGCGGCATACGACTTCTTCGGCAGCGTGCGGGCGGCTTCCCGTGAGCTGGGGGTCTCCGAGGGTGCAGTACGTGCCGCGTTGGCCGACGGCGCTCGCGATCGCTACGTGAGGGCGCCGGCGCCGTCGGCGGTGGATGCGGTGGAGCCCGCGTTGCGCCGGCTGCTGTCGCGGTTCCCGAGGATCACGGTAGATGCGGCGGCTCGTGAGGTGGGGTGGTCGAGGTCGCGGTCGGTGCTCGCGGAGCGGTTGCGTGAGCTGCGTCCGGAGTACGCGAATCTGCCTGCGGTTCCGGGGGTGCAAACGGGCCGTTTTCCGCGAGATTCCAACGATCTGATGGTAGTATGAGAGCACGAAAGGCCCCCGCGACGGCTGGCACCGCCCGGGGGTGTGACCGACTAGCTAGGAGTCGATGTGTCTCAGCCTACCCACTCCCCCGTGCTCGCCACTGACGAGCTGCTGTCCTACCTCGCGTCGTGTGACGCGGAGATCCTGGGCGAGGGGAGGTACTCCGTCACTCGCCCAGGTGACATCACCGTCCGCGTCGCCCGTGACGACACCGATTGGGTGCTCCGGGTGAGCGAGCGTCGTGGCCCTGAGCTCTGGTCGGCTCGCTTCACCCACGCGCCGGCGCCGGTGATCATCGCGGCGATCGAGAGCGTCCGATGACCCGCCCGCTCCCGGCCGTGGGACTGAGCACGGTCAGTGCCGCGTTCAGCGCGCTGATCATGTTCGAGATCGACGCGAAGGCCCCGCTGGACTTCGATGCCGTGTTGGAGGTAGTCGCACGGTACGCGCCATCGGATCGCCCGGAGTTGGTCGAGCCGCTCGCCGAGGTCCTGGACGGCATGCTGCAGAGCGCTAGGGCACTGCGGTGACCGGGCAGCAGCGTGCGGTGGCGCACGTTCGCCCCGCGCGGCGCTCGCGGTCGCGGTTCTCCCGTGCTGCTGGCGCTGCGGAGACGATCGAGGGTTTCGGGCATGGCATGGACGTGGTCGGGTTGACGTTCGGCCAGTTCTCGCTGCTGGACCTGATCGAGGCTGGGCTGGAGGTGACGGGGCCGGCTGATGTGACGATCTCGACGTGGTCGGCTGGGTTCTACGACGTCGAGGCCGCGCAGCGGTTCGCGCAGCTCGGGGCGATCCGCTCGATCCGGTTCGTGATGGACTCCTCCGCGAAGCGTGGACAGGCGACCCCGGTCGACGTCGCGGGGCTGTTCGGCGCGGAGTCGATCCGGGTGTTCCGCACGCACGCGAAGTTCGCGCTGCTGCGGAACGAGTCCTGGGACGTGGTGATCACCACGAGCATGAACCTGAACCTGAATCCGCGGTGCGAGCAGTTCGAGATGACCGATGACACCGACCGCGCGGACCTGTTCTCGGGGTTCGTGGACGAGTTGTTCCGTGAGCTCCCGGAGGGTGCGACCGGTGACCGCACCGTCCCGGAGCACCTGGCCTTTCCCGACGTCGACCCGCAGCGGTCCTACCGCGTGGGAGGAAGGGTGGCGACGGGACCATGGCGAAGAGGAGCACCGCGGGAGTAGAGCCTCCCGAACTGCTGGACAAGGATGCGGCCGCGGTGTGGCGAGAGGTCGTCGCGGCGCATCCCCAGCCAGCGCGGATCGTCGGCCCGGACCTCGAGGTGTTCTGCGGGCAGGTCGCGTTGGCTCGCAACTGCCGCGATCGGGTCGCCCAGGAAGGCGAGATCGTGGAGGGCGCAAAGCGCGAGCCGATTCCGCACCCGGCGATCGCGCTCGGCAAGGCGGCGCAGGAGTACGTCGCGAAGCACGCGCCGCGGTTCTCCCCGCCGGCGCCGATGAAGCGCCGCACGGGCCCGGTGTACGACGCCACGCGCCGCTCACTCGCCGCTGCGGCGCACCTGAAGGACCGCGCGGAGTTCGAGGGCGCTGCTGCGGCGCTGCTGACCCTGGCGTGGTTGATCGATGAGGCGCAGCGCGCGGGGTACGCGGCGCTGGAGAAGGCAGCGTTCGGGACGATCCCCTCCTACCTGAAGGGCTGCGCCGAGCTGCAGATCACGCCAGCCTCGCTCCCGGTCCCTGTGGCTCCCGCGGGCGCGACCAAGACCGCCAGCAACGTGACGAGCATGCAGGACCGGGCGCGGGCTCGCCGCGGCTCCGCCTAGCGAGAGGAGCGCCGGTGATCCCCTCCACGCTGACGGCGTTGTCCGAGCCGATCGACTCCCTCCGGCCCTACGCCAAGGACCCGCGCCGCGCCGATGTCGAAGCCGTGGCGGCTTCCCTGGCCGCGCACGGGCAGTACCGGCCCGTGGTCGCGCGGGTCGGCACCCGCGAGGTACTCGCGGGCAACGGCGTCCTGAGCGCCGCTCGGACGCTGGGGTGGGAGCACCTCGCGGTGACGTGGGTGGACGTCGACGACGACGGCGCCGCACGGATCAACCTGGTGGACAACCGCACCAGCGACCTCGCGACCTACGACGACGCCGCCCTCCTGGAGGTCCTGACCTCGCTCCCCGACCTGTCCGGGACGGGATACGACGACGCGGCGCTCGCGGCGCTGCTGTCAGACGCCGAGGGTGACCCGGTCGGGCTGACGGACGAGGACGAGCCAGCGCCGCTGCCGGCCGAGCCGGTGTCGCAGCTCGGGGACGTGTGGGAGCTGGATGGGTCCCTGGTGCTGTGCGGGGACTCCACCGACACCGAGGCGGTCCTGGGCGCGCTCGCGGGGCGGGTGCCGGACTGCATGTGGACTGATCCGCCCTACGGTGTGGCCTACGTCGGCGGCACCTCGGAGAACCTGACGATCCTGAACGACAAGCCGGAGGATCTCCCGGACCTGCTCTCGGGGGCGTTCGCGACGGCGGTCGCGGTGTGCCGGCCTGGGGCACCGGTGTACGTCGCCTACGCGACGGTGGAGGGTGTCTCCTTCGAGACGTCGCTGCGCGGCGCTGGCGTGGACGTGCGTCAGCACCTGGTGTGGGTGAAGCCGTCCCTGGTGCTGTCCCGTGCGGACTACCACTACCGGCACGAGCCGATCCTCCATGGCACGACCCCGGAGCCCGGCGAGGGCGAGGAGCCCACGACCCACGAGGGTGTGGCCTACGGCTTCACCGGTGGCGGGTCGGGCAGGCTGGGGCGTGGTGGACCGAACTGGTACGGCGACGACCGGCAGACGACGGTGTTCGAGGTGCCCAAGCCGAAGCGCAACGCCGAGCACCCGACGATGAAGCCCGTCGAGCTCGTGCTGCGGATGCTCGCGAACTCCTGCCCGCGCGGTGGCCTGGTCCTGGACCTGTTCGGTGGGTCCGGGACGACGCTCATCGCAGCGTGGCACCACCGCGCCAAGGCCGCACTGGTGGAGTTGGACCCGAAGTACGTGGACGCGATCTGCCTGCGCTGGCAGTTGCACACCGGGCACCTGCCGGTGCGCCGCTCGACGGGTGAGCCGGTGGACTTCACGAAGGCGAAGGCGTGAGCACCCGCTCTCGTGAGCAGGACCTGCTGGACTTCGCTCGTGCCGGCGTGACGATCGATGAGATCGCCCGCCGCCTGGACTACCCCGACCCCGACCAGGCGCGTGTGGCGCTCGCGGTGCTGCTGCGGGAGGCGACGCCGGAGCTGCGGACGGACGACGTCGCGGTGCTCCTGGAGTGGGAGCGGCTGGATCGTCTCCATGTCGCGGTGTGGCCGAAGGCGATGAAGGGCGACGTCGCGGCCGTGGAGCAGGCGTTGCGGATCGGTGATCGCCGCCGGCAGATCAAGGCGGACCTCGCACGCGCGCCGCAGGCGCAGGAGCGTCGGGGGGTGGCGACCGGACCCTGGGGAGGTGCTCGGTGAGCGCGTCGACTCTCCCTCGGCAGAAGCCGCGACGTAAGCGGCTGGGGTCGCGGGTGCCGCGGGTGTTCACTCCCCCGTTGCAGCCGTTGGAGCCACGCTCGGCGGCGACGGAGGCCCGCACGCTGGGGTACGACGTCATCGACTTCGCGCGCGATGTGCTGGGGATCGTCCTGCACCCGTGGCAGGAGTGGCTGCTGATCCACATGCTCGAGCTGAACGAGGACGGCAGCCTGCGGTTCCGGTACGCCGTGGTGCTGGTGGCTCGGCAGAACGGCAAGTCGACGATCTCGAAGATCCTCGCGCTGTGGTTCATGGTCGTGTGGGGATGGCCGCTCGTGCTGGGCACCGCGCAGGACCTGGACGTCGCGGAGGAGATCTGGCAGGGCGTCGTCGACTGGGTCGAGGACGAGGAGAACTACCCGGACCTGGCCGCGCTGCTGCAGCGCGTGGTGAAGGTCAACGGGAAGAAGAGCCTGGAGCTGACCTCCGGCGCCCGGTACAAGGTGAAGGCCGCGAACCGGAAGGCCGGCCGTGGCTTGTCGGGGAACCTCGTGCTGCTGGATGAGCTGCGGGAGCATCACTCGTTCGCGGCGTGGGGCGCGATCACCAAGACGACCATGGCCCGCGCGGAGGCGCTGATCCTGTGCCTGTCGAACGCGGGCGATGAGGCCTCGGTGGTGCTGCGGCACCTTCGGATGCTGGCGCACGCCGCGATCGGGGATCCGGACGGGATCAACGCGGCCGCGGGGCAGTCCTCGGAGGGGCTGACGGAGTTCGACCTTGACGAGGTCGCCGAGGCGCTCGAGGAGGACCTGGAGGACCTCGACCCGGAGGACCTCGACGCGGATCCGGACATGCTGTTCCTGGCGGAGTGGTCCTCCACTCCCGGGTGCGATCCGCGCGACCGGGACGAGTGGTGCTGGTCGAACCCGGCACTGGGTCACCCGAACGGGATCACCGAGCGCGCGATCGTCGGTGCGTTGAAGGCTGATGACCTGCGGACGTTCCGCGAGGAGAACCTGTGCCAGTGGAACGACGGCGTCGCAGACGGGCCCTTCCCGCCGGGTTCGTGGGAGCAGGGCCAGAACGTCCCCGAGGAGACGCCAGACGGTGCGCTTCGGGTCGCGGCGGCAGATGAGCTGCAAGGTCCACTCGTGGCGTGCGTGGACATGTCCGTGCAGCGTGCTCACGCGTGGATCGCCGTCGGCGGCTACCGGGCGGACGGGCTGCCGCAGGTGGAGATCGTCGCGAAGCGCGCTGGTGATGACTGGGTGCGTGAGTGGCTCCTGACAACGGGTGTCGAACGTGGCGTCACTGCCGTGACCGGCCAGGCGAAGGGCGCACCGATCAGCCCGCTGATCGCGACGCTGGAGGCTGAGGTCGCGTTCCCCATCGACGTGGTGCCGCTGGCGGGTTCGGACCTGCTGGAGGCGTTCGCGTGGACGTTCGACGCTGTCCGTGACGGGAAGGTCCGCCACAACCGTCAGGGCCCGTTGGATCGCGCCGCCGGCACCGCGAAGACGAACACCCTCTCTCAGGGCGCCAAGCTGCTGGACCGGCGCCACGCGGACATCGACGTGGCTCCGCTGCAGGCGTTCATCGGGGCGTACTGGCTGCTGGCTCGCCGACCGGCGAAGCCCGCTGCTCCCGCGCCTCAACTCCCCCTCGCTGTGCGCGAGTCGTGGGACGACGTGCCCGGGCAGACGTTGACCGGTGACCTGAACGACATCGAGTTCTGAGTGAGAGGGGGTATGCGATGACGGCTCCCACGACCCCCAGCGGGTACACCAGCGAGGTCACCTCGCAGTGGTGGGATGACGCTCAGCACGAGACGGCGCCGGAGCTGCGGTGGCCGAACAACATCGAGGTGTACGACAAGATGCGCCGCACCGACGCGCAGGTCATGTCGGTGCTTCGCGCGGTCACGCTCCCGATCCGGCGGACGGCGTGGCGGTTGGACCCGAACGGCGCTCGCGATGAGGTCGTGGAGTTGGTCGCGGAGGATCTGGGGTTGCCGATTGTGGGCCGTCAGACGTTGCCGCCGGTGCGGGCGCGGGATCGGTTCTCCTGGAAGGAGCACCTGTACCACGCGCTGCTGATGCTGCCGTTTGGGCACTCCCCGTTCGAGCAGGTGTACCGCATCGAGGACGGTCAGGTGCGGCTGCGGAAGTTGGAGTGGCGCCCGCCTCGGACGATATCGAAGGTGGAGGTCGCCGCGGATGGTGGTCTGGTGGCGCTGGAGCAGGTGTCGAGCACGACGGGGCGCGCGGCGCGCATGCCGGTGGATCGCCTGGTGGTGTACGTGAACGATCGTGAGGGTGGGAACTGGCTGGGTCAGTCGCTCCTGCGGACGGCGTACAAGCCGTGGATCCTGAAGGACCGGATGCTGCGGGTGCAGGCGCAGACGGTGGACCGCAACGGAATGGGTGTCCCGGTGTACACCGCCTCGGACCGCGAGATCGTCGGCGAGTCGGCAGAGGATCGGCAGCGGCGTGAGCAGCAGGAGGTCGCCCGGGGTCAGGAGATCGCCTCCAGTGTTCGCTCGGGTCAGACGGCCGGCGCGTCTCTCGCGCCGGGAGCGAAGCTCGAGTTGCTGGGCGTGTCCGGGACTCTCCCGGATGCCACTCCCCCGATTCGCTACTACGACGAGCAGATCGCACGCTCGGTCCTGGCGCACTTCCTGAATCTCGGCACGGAGACCGGCTCGTGGGCGCTCGGCTCGACGTTCGCGAACTTCTTCGTGGAGTCGCTGCAGGCGCTCGCGGGGTCGGTGGCCGATGTCGCGACTCAGCACGTGGTGGAGGACCTGGTCGATCTGAACTGGGGCGAGCGTGAGCGGGCGCCGCGTGTGGTGTTCGACGCGATCGGTTCGCAGCGTGACGCGACGGCGGAGGCCGTGAAGGTCCTCATCGATGCTCGCGCGATCACGCCGGACGAGCCGCTGGAGGACTTCTTGCGTCTGGCCTACGGGCTGCCGGCCGCGGCCCCCTCGACCCGTCAGCCCGACGTCGACGAGCAGGAGGAATCATGACGCGCAGCACGATGGACCCGCGGGCGATGCCCCCGGGTGGGTACCGGATGGAAGCGACCGGGCAGGACACCGCCGACGTCTACGTCTACGGAACGATCGGTGCCGGGTTCTGGTCTGACGGGGTGAGCGCGTCCGACTTCGTGCGTGAGCTCGCTGACCTGGACGTCTCCGAGATCAACCTGTGGGTGAACTCCCCGGGCGGGCTCGTGAAGGACGGGGTGTCCATGATGAACGCCATCGCGCGGCACTCCGCC
Protein-coding regions in this window:
- a CDS encoding phage portal protein family protein, encoding MTAPTTPSGYTSEVTSQWWDDAQHETAPELRWPNNIEVYDKMRRTDAQVMSVLRAVTLPIRRTAWRLDPNGARDEVVELVAEDLGLPIVGRQTLPPVRARDRFSWKEHLYHALLMLPFGHSPFEQVYRIEDGQVRLRKLEWRPPRTISKVEVAADGGLVALEQVSSTTGRAARMPVDRLVVYVNDREGGNWLGQSLLRTAYKPWILKDRMLRVQAQTVDRNGMGVPVYTASDREIVGESAEDRQRREQQEVARGQEIASSVRSGQTAGASLAPGAKLELLGVSGTLPDATPPIRYYDEQIARSVLAHFLNLGTETGSWALGSTFANFFVESLQALAGSVADVATQHVVEDLVDLNWGERERAPRVVFDAIGSQRDATAEAVKVLIDARAITPDEPLEDFLRLAYGLPAAAPSTRQPDVDEQEES
- a CDS encoding DUF4326 domain-containing protein, whose amino-acid sequence is MTTPKRVQMTRQRPWRAEDPDAVIVDRRTKWGNPYRIEEMRSRLERIAAELETPNTLDPRELVVEAFRADLRHGPDSAWWWYGPHMQILRILSDLHELAGRDLACWCPLSSPCHADVLLELANRAGSC
- a CDS encoding terminase, with translation MSASTLPRQKPRRKRLGSRVPRVFTPPLQPLEPRSAATEARTLGYDVIDFARDVLGIVLHPWQEWLLIHMLELNEDGSLRFRYAVVLVARQNGKSTISKILALWFMVVWGWPLVLGTAQDLDVAEEIWQGVVDWVEDEENYPDLAALLQRVVKVNGKKSLELTSGARYKVKAANRKAGRGLSGNLVLLDELREHHSFAAWGAITKTTMARAEALILCLSNAGDEASVVLRHLRMLAHAAIGDPDGINAAAGQSSEGLTEFDLDEVAEALEEDLEDLDPEDLDADPDMLFLAEWSSTPGCDPRDRDEWCWSNPALGHPNGITERAIVGALKADDLRTFREENLCQWNDGVADGPFPPGSWEQGQNVPEETPDGALRVAAADELQGPLVACVDMSVQRAHAWIAVGGYRADGLPQVEIVAKRAGDDWVREWLLTTGVERGVTAVTGQAKGAPISPLIATLEAEVAFPIDVVPLAGSDLLEAFAWTFDAVRDGKVRHNRQGPLDRAAGTAKTNTLSQGAKLLDRRHADIDVAPLQAFIGAYWLLARRPAKPAAPAPQLPLAVRESWDDVPGQTLTGDLNDIEF
- a CDS encoding DNA methyltransferase produces the protein MIPSTLTALSEPIDSLRPYAKDPRRADVEAVAASLAAHGQYRPVVARVGTREVLAGNGVLSAARTLGWEHLAVTWVDVDDDGAARINLVDNRTSDLATYDDAALLEVLTSLPDLSGTGYDDAALAALLSDAEGDPVGLTDEDEPAPLPAEPVSQLGDVWELDGSLVLCGDSTDTEAVLGALAGRVPDCMWTDPPYGVAYVGGTSENLTILNDKPEDLPDLLSGAFATAVAVCRPGAPVYVAYATVEGVSFETSLRGAGVDVRQHLVWVKPSLVLSRADYHYRHEPILHGTTPEPGEGEEPTTHEGVAYGFTGGGSGRLGRGGPNWYGDDRQTTVFEVPKPKRNAEHPTMKPVELVLRMLANSCPRGGLVLDLFGGSGTTLIAAWHHRAKAALVELDPKYVDAICLRWQLHTGHLPVRRSTGEPVDFTKAKA
- a CDS encoding VRR-NUC domain-containing protein gives rise to the protein MLTTAEHNANVAAAMSEDALQTQVLRIAAVLGWRAYHTHDSRRSQKGFPDLTLVHRASGRLVFRELKSAKGRLRPEQRDWLDDLRAAGVDAGVWRPADLVGGVIERELRGGGGP